The DNA segment TGGGCCTTGCACTCCACAGTCACTGTTGTCCATTCTGGGACCTGGGGCCTGCTCAGGGTCAGGTAGGGAGCTGGGAagcctggaggtggggcaggCACACAGTGAGACCCACCGTGGGTTCTAGCCCTGCCCCCTCAGAAGCCCCGCCCAGGTTTCTACTTACTGTAGATGGTCACATTCTCCAGTCTACTCCGCGTCTGGTCTCCCAGCGTCACCTGACATACCAGATGCTGGGTGCCCTCCTCCTCGTTGCTCTTGACCCAGGCTGTGGCCAAGAGGGAGTCACCATGGTTTACGATTTTGGGTTCCAAGTTCTGGTCCCCCAGTGCCATGTGGACCTCAGCCTCTGAGGCTGGGAACAGCCCATCCAGAGTGCAGCTCACGAGCCACTGTGTGCCCACTTCCACAATCCGGAGGGTATCAAGGTGCAGGCCGGTCATTGGCAGGACTGGTAAGGGTGGTGGTGTAAACAGAGATGAGACAGACATCTTGAAGCCCTTTCCTGGGGCATTTCCATTCCCCCACCTGGAACACCCTCTTCCTGGGAAACTGTGGCCTGGGTCACCCTTGTCCCAGGATACACACaccacctgccccaggtcacagccTTCTCAGAAGATCCTGCAGTCCAGGCACCCATTCCAGAACACTCCACCCCAGTGGCCAAGAACATGCTCTTCCCCAAAGCCTTTGCAATCTAGGTCACCACCTTCTCAGCACCCCCATGGCCACAGGCCTCTCCTTCCCAGGAACCCTGCACCCCAAGAAGGAAATTTCCCTATCCCATCCTCTCTGCTGGCTCCCCAGTGTCTCACCAAAGGTTTGGAGCTTCCTGGGGGCCGAGCTGTTCTGGAATAGTCCCAGTCCTTCGGATCGCAGGTCCAGCTCCGTGCGGCAAGAGAAATTGACACCGTGGTCTTCTCTCTTCGCCAGCACCGTGAACATGACCTCGGTGGACTCCCCCTTTGCCACTGGCTGCCGCTCCAGCACCTCCTCCCCGCGGAGCAGCATCACACTGAGGTGGGCCCGCGGTGCCCCGCCAGACACCTGGCAGGTCAGAATGAAATGCTCGTCCACGGGCTGCCAGGTGGGCAGGGGGGCCAGCTTCACGTGTTCCGGGAACCCTAGAGGGGCAAGTGTTGTGTGAACTGGACGGGCTGGCTGCCCGCCCACAGCGCGGTGCTGGGGTGCCTCTGGCCACACCTGCTTAAGGAGCCTCACCACTCTCTCCCCAAAACACACCCAAAACCACCTAAGCCAGATAGGAATGTTAAGAGCTTCAGGATAAACCGGTAAGAAGTCCGCAAGTGGTTGTGAAGGGggcaaaaaaattctttattcacTGCAGCATCTGAAAGCGGGAGGTGGGAAAAAACGTCAAAGTCTCTCATTGGGATTTGGGGCAAATAAACAAAGTACATTTAAGCTGCCCACCCTCTAGACATTTATGAAAAGACTCGtgctctcccttctctttttgACCTTATTTTTGTCCATAGCACCCATCACCTTTCACATACAAAATCGTCTACTCAGTTAActtgtttctcctcttttcccGCCATGGAATGTCAGCCCAGGAGGGAAGGGATCTTTGCTTTGTCCCCTGTTGGGTCCTTGACACCCAGTAGGTACTCCATATTTGCAGAAAGAATAAGGTTGAACCACCCACTCTAATTTGAGGCCATTTGGGAGTTTCCTTTTAAGGGAAAGAAGTTCCCGAAGGAGCTGTGGGATCCCCTGAAATGTTCAAAATGTAAGACCAATCCATGGACATGCAAAACGAAACTCTGAGTATCCCCTGAAAAACAACAGGCAGGCTTGGGTTCCGCACGCCGAGGTCTCCAATCTATATGAGGAAACAGAATTCTAAGCCTGGAATGCTGGTGAAAATcactagcaagaaaaaaaatcaccagcagAGCCCCGGTGACCTGTGGCTTAACACTGAGACCACCCCGCCAGGCTCCTCAGGGAGGGGTCTTAAGGCCTCCCACTTCCTATTCCCACCTCAGGAGACCCTAAAATGTCACTTGGCAGTGCTGTTAAAGTGTTAGGAGTCTGGTTTGGATTCCTAGCTTTGCTGGTTTTTCACGATGGGCTGAGGGGGATTGACTGCCACTGGAACCTTCCCACCCCTCTGGGCTACGGAAGCGAAGCCTCGGTTCTCTCCACTGTGAACTGGGGCTAGTGGAGTTAggactattctttttttttttttttaacatttttttgagttatagtcattttacaatgttgtgaaggTAGGCCTATTCTTAATCCACTTCAGAAGTAGAGAGAGTGACTGTAAATAGGCATGAAATTAGTTTttaaggtgatggatgtgttcttAATCCACATtgtggttgcacaactctataaATACACTCTATAAATACAAATTCATTGCACCGTATTcgaaaagctgttaaaaaaaaaaaaaaggctgagaaacccctTAGAGATTCAAGTTTTACGTCTAACCACCTGTTACAAACCCCCACTTGCAGAGCTGGAGGCCCCTCTCAAACCACAGCCCCAGATCAAACTCACATCTCCAAGCCCAGCTTCTTGTCTTTAAGGCCAGACTTAGGGAGGAGGTCTGTCTTGCCTGCATCTCTCCTTGATTCCACAATTTTAGTCCCTCACTAAGTCCTGGTCACTCCACCCTTcaagtatttgtctgtctctcccttcttGCATGCAGCCACAGTTGTGACATGTGCGACGTGGACTGGGTCCATGGCCAGCAGCTCTCTGGCTTCCTGTAAGGCCAGCCTTCTGCGATCTAGATTCCTGGTCTGCTCACACACCCTCCGGGGCTCCTGATCACCCTAAGGAAAAGACCTCAACTCCTTGGCCTGGCATTTGAGGTCCCGCCAgactcagctccagccacaccaATCTGTTGATATTCAGTCCCCCTTGCCTCCTCAACCCCAGATCACCATGTTTCCCCTCTCCAAACCTTCACCCAGACTGTTCCTTCTGTCTAGAATGCCTGTCTTTGCCAATTCCTACGCATCCTTCAAAGCCCAGTTGGGGGTCACCTCCTGCAGGAATTACAACTCTTTCTAGAGAAAGCTCAGGCACCTAGAGATGCAATTTCATCTTTaccctgggtgggggcaggactaAGCTAGAATCTCTCCTAGGTGACCCCTTGCTACTACGTGCGGCCATCTGCTCCATTTCACAGAGGTGAAAACTAGGGCAAAGTCTAGCACCCAGAGTCCCAAAGGGAGAACTCGGGCAGAGACTCAAACCTGAAGGGTTGGGCTTTCAACTCTCAGACTGAGAGGTGTAAGGTCCCGCGAGGAGGTTTCCTGGGTGTTTTCAGAGGCAACTGGGAATGTTTGGGGACTTCCCTCACCTGGCGGACATTTGCTCAGACATCCTTCACTTCAGAAGCAAAGCCAATATTTGCCCAAAATCTTCCTTTGGCAGGTACCGTGAAGGTGGAATGTCCTTCAGGTCTCTCTGCATCATTAAACTCATGCAAGGAGGTCTCATGGGAGTCAATCAGGAAGTTATGTGTACCCCTTTCCCAACActccagggtcacctggttagtgaCAGTCCTGCTGGGACTAGAACACAAGGCTGTCTAATTCCAAAGCCAGTTGGCCAgctctctgtttttcttccttacctttttgctttgttttgaattTCATTGATCTATTGCTTGCTTATGGTAATGCTAACTCATTCTAAGCTGGGGGGCTCTGGGAGAGGTCAGGGGACGAGTTTTCTCCGTGTGTCTTTTTTCTTACTTTGGGCATTTTGAAGTGAGAGAATGAGTTAGCATAAATAgaatagatagatatatatataatacatatagaatagataaacaaggttatattgtatagcacagggaaatatatacaagatcttgtggtagctcacagggaaaaagaatatgaaaatgaatatatgtatattcatgtatgactaaaaaattgtgctgtatgccagaaattgacacagcattgtaaactgactataactcagtaaaaacaaaaacgaaaataaacaaacaaacataatttccTTCCCCCAAATAACAAATCAAAAATAATTGTCATTTCTTGCATTTCCTTTCCAGGCTGTTTAATACAGAAACACAGCCTCCCTCACCCCTGTGGTTCCTTAGCACCGAGGCTGGCACGCCACTCATTTTGGGCATACCATATTTCTTTTGAACTTGACCGTACACCTTGGAATTCATTCTCTTTCAGGACACGAGGCGcctttgtctatttcttttaCACAGTTGCATACTATCCATGGGACGGCTGAGTCACGTCTGATCTTCCCAGCCCCTGTATTTGGGTGGCCTGCAAACTTTTGCCCTCCCAGAGAAAGCCACAGTGAGTAACCCCACACTCCCTCAGTTCTCTCATGGGCAGGGACACCCACAAGTCCATTTCCCATGAGTGCAGTTTCTGTGTCAAAGGACACACGCCATTTGAGGACTGATGCCCACTTCCCCACCTGGGTTTGAGTTCTTTTCACCCCCATACTGTCAGAAACATCCTGGGACTGCTGGCTTCCCCTCACCCTTGCCAGCACATCTGTTATCAATTCTTTGGATTGTTGCCaatatgtgaaaaatgccatCTCAGGGctagttttaatttgcactttttttttttaagagttagaTCTAGAACCTTGTCATGTGTTTAAAGAGGCCTAGGAAGCCACAATTCTCGAATGTACTGAATCCCTGTCAATGTTCTAAATGCACGCCCAAGGAAGTTCAAGGAAGGGTTCCAGATGTCCAGATGTCCAGATGCTTTCCGAAGATGGGCCCATCTGCCCTGCAGTGAGACCGTGGCCCCATCACCAAGCAACAAAGGCTGCCCCAGCCTGCTGGGGACTCCCCGGTCCACCTCCCACTGCCCAAGCCTGCCTAGTCCAGCCCTGGGCCCAGCCACTCACGGTATACAATGATGCTCACTGAAGTTGACGACTGATTTTCGGAACAGGTTGAGAAGCATTTTGGAGTGCTGTCACTCAGCACATTGGTCAGTTCAAAAGTCTTCCAGTTTTCCCCATGGTCCACTTCCTTCTTAGTTAGCTCGGTCTCTAAGCCCAAAATGCTCGGGTGGTCACAGGAAGCGCTGCAGGTCACTCTCACAGAACCTCCTTGGGGTATGATGGCTTTTGGGGGCTGCACTGATGTTTCAGCACCTCCTGGCCCTGGAACAAAAAGGTGAGGAGGGGAAAGGCATGACAAAAAAGGGTCATCAACATTACTGCACCCAGCCTTGAACAAGACAGAACTCTGCCTTCCGTGTGGGAGACAAAAAATTCATGAGCAAACAACATAATTAATAACTGATGCTAAAGAGAGCTTTGGCAAAAACAAAAGCGGGGTGATAGAACAGACAGTGCCTTGGTGACAGGCTAATGTACGAGCAGAGATCTGAATGATGAGCAGGGGCTGGCTAtccagagaaaagggaaatgaatTTCAGGCAAAAGGAATAGcaaatgcaaaggtcctgaggcagagtggctggagcagagtaagGGAGCATGAGTTGGGGGGAAATGAGGCCAGGAAGATCATGCAAGCAGTGGAAGCCACGCTAAGGATGTGTTCTTTATTCTGAAAGCAATAGGGAGCCATGGAGGATTTCAGCAAAAGAGGGGCATGAAGTCAGTGTCCTTCTCCCTCCTAAGAGGTCAGGTGGAGGGAGTCAGCCCTCCAGGGATGAAGGGGTTTCACTCAGGCTTGCTCCTCACTCCCTTGGACAAGTCGTgtcccatctctgggcctcaatttccccatctgtaaagtgggtcaATAcactcaccccaccccctgctAATGCAGCTAACTTCTAGCACAGGACAGGTAGTGAGTGGCTACAGGTAGGAAGGAAGGGGGGGTTGTTGGGATTAGTTCCCTCAGACTGTGGTgcttccaaagaggaaaaaatgtcTGTCTGAGATTCCTGATCCTACTGCCCCCCCACAAAGATCTCTGCCCTCAGCTTTGGGTCTACTCTATCTGAGGTGGAGGTGGTGTTGGTGGAAGTGTGGGAACAGCAGCTCTGTGAATTCTCCAAGGGTGAGTCTGgaatcattcccatttcacagagggagaTGGTGAGGCCTGAAAAAGGAAGGTTACTCAGCTAGAA comes from the Camelus dromedarius isolate mCamDro1 chromosome 27, mCamDro1.pat, whole genome shotgun sequence genome and includes:
- the ICAM1 gene encoding intercellular adhesion molecule 1, yielding MAPGAAHPALLALLALLGALLPGPGGAETSVQPPKAIIPQGGSVRVTCSASCDHPSILGLETELTKKEVDHGENWKTFELTNVLSDSTPKCFSTCSENQSSTSVSIIVYRFPEHVKLAPLPTWQPVDEHFILTCQVSGGAPRAHLSVMLLRGEEVLERQPVAKGESTEVMFTVLAKREDHGVNFSCRTELDLRSEGLGLFQNSSAPRKLQTFVLPMTGLHLDTLRIVEVGTQWLVSCTLDGLFPASEAEVHMALGDQNLEPKIVNHGDSLLATAWVKSNEEEGTQHLVCQVTLGDQTRSRLENVTIYSFPAPYLTLSRPQVPEWTTVTVECKAHAGAMVTLEDAPARLGAPRAQLQLNASAEDNGRSFSCSAALEVAGQWLYKNRTLKLSVLYGPRLDERDCPGNWTWQEGSQQTLRCQARGNPLPKLKCSRKGDGALLPIGDLRPVKREVAGTYLCQANSSRGVTKREVVVNVIYHQNIPAIIVPVVAVITLGAVGAAAYIYYRKQKKQIYELQKAQKGWEKSGKKLNTPATPP